The window ctctctgtctctagctctctctgtaattctctttcaaataaataaaataaatcttaaaaaaaaaaactaagtctgAAAGCAAGAATGCAGGCCGTGGCcttcataatttttatattggCCACACATGAAAATAGCAATACTTTCGATATACAGGATTCAAAAAAATGTCTTATTAGAGTTAATTCTACCtgtttctgtttggttttttGAATGTGGCTGCTGGAGATTGGAGATTCCACCTGTGGCTCCTGTTACGCTCCTATTGGCCAGAGATGGTCTGTTCCCTCCTGCTGAGCTATCATTGTCTCCCAACAGAAGACACCACCTGTGATGGCCTCTCTGCCCTTGTGCTTCTCCTCCAGAAAGGAGCCAAAGGTTCCTCTGGCCCCAGCAGGCAGAATTTTTCCCGGAAAGCTCACACAACAGAGCGGGAGGTGGCGGGAGGCATTTTCCCCAAGAGCCCAAAGCAGAGGGATGTGACCCCTCTGCCGTCCCCCACTCCCGTCAAGAACCAGAGAGAAGTAGGTGCTGGTGCACAGGACCtggcacagaaacacaaacagaaatCAGCACAATAAATGTGAGTCATACACCTTAACCCAGTATGTCCAAAATATCCTCTCACATATAACCAGTGCGAAAATAATCGTGGACGTATCTTATCCTCTTTTTTTGCACACTGAGTTGTCCATGTACCCTGCATCGCCACTCGCACGTGGCCAGTGGCGGCTGCACTGGGCCTCACGGCTCTAGAGAGCATGAAGGTCCCAACAGGGGCAAAAGCAACCGAGCGGCTGCAGGAATCCACGTGTCCACTGCTCAGGAAACCGCGAAGTCACACAACCCTAGGGACGAAAAGACTCCGGATATTTAAACCAAAAAAAGGTCAGTGAGAAAACACTGCCATGCTAAACCACGGTCCTTGTTAAATGGTGTGGGTGTGgggttttccctttttctttataCTTTGCTATTCCTTACAATGGTCCAGAAAAGTATAATCTCTAATACTGACATGGAGACATTCTTGAAATTTAGGATGATTGCAACAATGAACCGTGATGTATTTACTGGGCCACTGTCCGTCTGGCCCTGAGGTCTCCAAGAACATCTGACAACACAGCCACTTGTGGGGTAGGGGAGCTGGTCCCTAGCTAGGCAGGCACTTCCCACACCTTAACCGGGAATGTAAAAGCTACGTGCCAGCAAGGGCTGTAGGAAACTCTTCGCTAAGTCAGCAGCAGAGAAGTGTCAAGTGCATCTGTTTCGGCCGCCCGCCCCGCACCCGCGCCAGACCAAGAGTCCCTGCACAGGCAGCTGGGTGTGGGAGGAAGTGCTCAGACTCGAAAAACAGGTGATCACACGTTCCTTCGGCATGTGCAAAGTATGAATCAGATCCTTGACACAATGCCTGCCTGGGACACACAGGCACGGCTCTACAATGTAGCCCCACCCCTCGTCCGCACAAGCAAACACACGTGTATACATGCGCATGAACACACAGCCTGGAACAGCCATCGAGGTCCAGGGATGCTGCCGCGCTTGTCCACGACGTGTCCATATCCCGGGAATGTGAGACGTGCAGCAGCAGCTTCAGCACAACCCCAGGGAGCCCCACGCTCGGAGGACGGCAGCCAGGCACGCTGCGGGCGGAAGGTGTGGGGTGCACAGCTGTGTTTGCCAGCTGGGCTCATCACAGACCTCTGCCGAGCATGATTGCAGGCGGGGAGGAGCCATTTCCGGCTTCCGAGATTAAAGTAATGCTGACCCATTTGCCCCAGAAGGCAATGCACTAGATGAGTGACTGCCAAGTgctgtggaggtggaggtggaggtggagggcagTGTCCAGTGACCTGGCCTCTCTTAGGGGCAGGAAGATGCTCTGAACTTGGGGTAGCCACAGCTGCACAACTCTGATCACACACAAGCCTGGGAGTTGTATGCTTTAAATGAGTTCTAGGAATAGAATCCTATCTCAGTAGAGCTGGAGTTGGTTTAGAAGTAACAAGCTCAGACATGAAAGCAACCCATCCACTCCCTTTGAGCAAAAAAGGAGGTTTTGGTCGCCTCGGGCTCTGCTTTCCCGGTGCACAGGACGGGAGTGGCCATCCGCTCCCTTATGCTACTGAAGACTCAGGTAGGAGGACCGGGGCCCCCAGAagggctgctctgctctgctaaaCACCCAGCGTACCCCTAAAGGCAGGCGAGGCAGCCTGCTGAAGGCCATGACCTTTCTCTTCCCCCGACACCTCTGGCCTCATTACAAGTGCCCTGGCCCAAGACTGCTGGAGCATCCTTCCCAGGAACTAAAGGTGAGGTGGACAGGGCAGGCCCGGGGCTCTTTTAGGGATAATGGAAAAAATGCCATCGATTGGATGACGCAGCTAGGAAGAGGGGCATTGCCCTCCACCTCCTACTGCTTTAAGTGACTCCTCCACCGAAACCCCTGGGGAAACAGAGCTGTGGACAGTCACTGGCTTTGAGATGCTTTTGAATTATTTAGGCTCCCTCTGCCTAAATAAATCCAGATTCAAAACCAGATGGCTCTGGACTCCCGAACACGGCCAGGCATCCCCTACCACTCAGCCACCGCAGCCAGCCAGAGGCATTTCAAACTTTCCCAACAGCTTCAGTTGGACGAATTGAAAGAACACAGGGTAGAGAATATGTTTGGAAACAAACAGCTGCCACGCCTCCAACCATTCCTCTCACTGTTTTCCACTTCTCAACACACTGATAGCATGGAGCAGGTGTGCCTAAGCAAGCCGAGATGGAACTCAGCACTCGGGGGAACCTTTGCCGCTGACCCCACACCCCAACACCCCCACGGGAATTTATTCTTGTAAATACCTGGCAGCCTGGAGCTCTTCCGGAACCAGGGGTGGCAGCGTCTGGTCCTGCATGTTGCCAAGTTCTGGAGGTGAGGAGACACACACCTTCCTGTCCCCGGCCGCAGTGGGGTGCTCACGCCTCGGCTGCTCCTCAGCCTGCTGGTGCCCGGCTGGGCTGCCCCCGGGCGAGGTGGCTGCATCCTCCATGGGTTGCACTGAATCAGGGAAGCCTGGGTCTTGACGGCTCCCTGGCAGAGCTGTGTCAGGAGCTGACCTGGCGAGCACCCCTGTAGGACCTGTTTCGGGCAGGTCACCTGAGGCACGTGCCCGTGTCTCACCTGGGCTCAAGATGATGTCACCCACTGCTTCTGCAGCAGGTCCTGCCACTCTGCCAGGCTCCAAGGCAGTGCCCAGCGCTTTCCCAGCTGGCGGCTCTGGGGCACTCTGCTCCCCGGGGACATTCTGCCCTCCTGCGATGCCGGCAGCACCTCCAGGCCTCCTCTCACCTCCAAGTGTGTCCAGGGTCCAGGCCTCATCGCTGGCCTCAGGCCCAGTCAGGACGTCCCCACGGGGAGAAGAGATGTCCGGGGCATGTGTGGAGCTGGGCACGTTGCCTGGACCCTCTGGGCGAGCAGGCTCCTGGGGACCGTCTCCTCTGTGCTGCCTGTCACGGGCAGCTGTCTCCTGGTGCTGCTCTCCGGAAGGAGGTCTATCGGCCACAGCCAAGGCTTCTCTGTGGCTCGTGGGAGCCACCTGCAAGTCAGCAGCTCTCTCCGCACAGGTCCCACGAGAGGAAGGGCCTGAGGCTGCAGCCTGCCCCTCGCTCCCTGACTGGGAGTGAGCCTGGGCTTCCCCAGCCCCCTCTGGCCCCTCGCTTCCCCTCGCTGTGGGTGGGACACCTGTtgtcacctcccccaccccagcacctggCAGGTTCTGCTCAGAGGCCGGCACCCTGAGACCCAGCAGCTTGTCTGGAGCTGGATCCTGGGGAACCAGAAGGGAAACCTCAGCCAACTCTTGCTTCTTCTCCATGTAGAACCCAGCAGGAAGTGCAGGCAGAGGGGGAATGGCCACACCCTGAGTCCCATCTAGAAGCTTCTCTGGGCTGAGCGCCATGGTGGGGTCCTTGCCCTGCGCAGACTTCTCAGGTCCTGGCTTTCCTGCAGGTGCACTCCGGGGCCGCTCGGAGGCCAGGACGCCCAGCACGGACTGCTCAAAGATCTTGGTGATGTGCTCCCTGAAGTCAGGGAGCCCGGCAATGGCGCTGCTCTGCTTGGAGCTTACGTCCACACCACCTGGCGTGCTCCTCTTCAGGTCGCGGGAGGCTCCTGTCCTCTCCCCGCTGCCCTCCGTCTCTCTCGCTGCCCCGCTTGCACTGGCAGGACACGCTGGGGTCTCACTGGCCTCAGCATCTACACCCGGAGCGGCCGCTGTTCTCTCCTGCCCTGCTGTCTGCTGAGCCTTGGCCGGAAGCAGCAGCCTGTCCAGGTAGGGCATGGAACCCAGGGGGGCCTCAGTGGCTCCAGCTTCGGGGCTTTCACTGCTGGGTTGCATGTTAGGGACTTCCTCACCTGCAGCTCCTGGTGGCAAGAGGGAGGTACAGGAGCCAGCAGAGAGTGTCACGGAGATGGCGTCGTCCACGGCAAGCAGGGGTCCCCCTGGGGGACAGGCGACTTCGGCAGGAGTTCTGGggcaggtctcccaggaggcagctttcACCCGGCtgtcttctgctcccttcccgGCGGCTGCACCATCGATATGTAGATAAGGAGTGTAAGGAGTGTCTGGAGCAGCCTCCACAGGGGGCGCACCCGGCAGGAGCCCCTCAGGGTTGGGCACAGCCTGCTGGGCGGACatatccactgcactcctgggggcCCCGCGCAGCTCTCCGGCTGGCAGCCAGGCATCCTGGCAGCTGAGCGTGGGCTGCTCAGCCTGGCAGGGCGCACCGAGGGCCAAGGTAGATGCTCCCTCCTGGGGGGTGAGGCAGGGGTCAGTCTGAAGGAAGCTGCCATTGCCAGCGTCTTCTCCTGGGTGCTGGGAAGCCCGCTGCACCCCTGGGTCTCCATCAGCATTCCCACTTCTCTCGGCAGCCCCGCCTTCACTGCTTGCTGAGAAACCTCCAGGTAACTTTCGGGCCTCCGTGACGGAGCCCGGAAGCTGCTCCATCTCtagccatggggccggcactggctGCTGCCTGCCTTGCTGGGTTTCACCACACGCAGGCTGAGGGGGCGTGACAGTGGGGCTGGCAGCCACTGGGGCTGGCAAGCAGGGAGCTGCCCCTGGGAGGGTCCCTGAGTCAAGTGCATGAGCGCTGCTGCTTGCCATCTCCGGCTCGCCCAAGCCTGGGAGCCCGGGCCAAGCCAAGGCAGCTTCAGAGACTCCCACATCCCCGGGACGTGCTTCTTCATGCCGGCCGCCTGTTCTTGAAGCATCGGCCAGGTCCTGCCAGGGCttgtcctgcccctgcccagcctggtcatattcctttccattcacatcGCCTGCAAGATTGGAGTCTTCCAAGGCGTGCTCTGCAGGAGGCGAGACCCCTGAGGGCTGACCTCTGTCTGCTCCCTCTTGCTCATCTGCCCCCTGCACCAGCAGCTTCTGTTCTTTGGGGGCGGCCGACTCTGAGTCCTCTGCAGGAGAAATCTCTGGATCTGCCTTCCTGGGAGATGAACTTGGACCCTGAGACACACTGCCCTCGGGGGGCTCACGTGGGGGTTCTGAGCCAGAAGCCTGCTCCTGTCCTCCGGGAGTAGGTGAGCACGCAGTCCCGCAAGGTTCCACAGGTACAGGTACACGGGGCATCTCAAAGCCTGCATCACCTGGAGAAGTCTCTTTCCCACTGTCGGGCGGGTGGGGCTTCTGTTTGAGCACATCAGAGATCGGAGTTTCTGGGTCCAACTGGGAGGACTCCAGACGGCTTTTAGCAGACTGCGGGGGCCTCTCCGATGTGGCCCCTGTGGTCTGGGTGTTGCCTGAGACGGATGGATCTCCCTGCCCATCTCGCTCCAGGTCAAGCGTGGTGAGTCCAGGGGCCACTGTCGGGTTCTCCCCATCCTGGGGAGGTGGCCCATCAGCATGAACTTCCTGTCCAGCTGCACCGCACCCCAGCCCACGGGGTTGGCCCAGGGGTGCGGTCGGCAAGCCCTCCCTGTCACAGCTGCCCGTCAGCGTGGTTTCTGGAGCGCTCTCCTGGGCCTCGGGTACAACCTCTGCAGCGGGCCTTGCTGCGAAAGCTGGATTCTCAGATTCTAAGGCAGATCCTGAGCCCCCCTCACCCTGAAGGATGTCGGGACATTCGCTCTGTGACCCCGGCTGCTCCCCGATGGCTCCTTCTGAAACAGTGCGctcagcagctccatccagggcagggccctcctcCTCACGGAGCCTGTGCAGCGCGGCAGCTGAATGGGCTGCGTGGGTTTCGGccagcacctgcctccctgcctctgctggtgGGCGCCCAGGCCCTTCTGCCCTTCTGGGTGGCCCgtctgcgcctgcgcctgcgcctgcgccagGAAGAGCTCTGCTGTCTGCACCGCCTGTTGCCTTCGGGGCCACATCGTCATCCACCTCCAGATCAGGCTTGCCGTGGAAGGCCTGGGACTCCTGTCCCCCCCAGTGCCCAGGATCCGCCCCACCAGAAGGCTCTGGGGCTTCTTCCCGTGCCCTCGGGTTGGCTCCAGGGGGTCTGCTtgcttcctgggcccctgctgggctCTCAGCATCTTCAGGAACCTCAACGCCACCCTTTGGCCCCAGTGGGCTCCTGGAACTTTCGCTTAAtgtgctgggagggggagggggagggggcagcccccCTGCTGGGACTGTGTGCCTTTGCTCCCTGGTGGAGCACTCCCCCTTCTCCTGGAGGGATGGGACAGGCACGTCCCCAAGGCTCCCTTCTGGATGCCCTCGCTCATTTCCTGGATCGGATGCTTGCTTCTCCGATCCTGCCAACCCTGCGTCCACCAACTCTTCGGCTGGATCTGTAGAAACCGGCAGCTCGGCTCCGGAAACGGGCTCGCTGGCCAACCTGCTGGATGCTCCCGCGGCAGCCGGCAGGGAAGCGAGGCTTGAAGCTGGATGCACTCCCCCTGGCAGGGAGGACTCCACGCTCAGCACCCCTCCTGCAGGCTGGCCTCCTGCGGCCACAGGGACAGCTTCCTCTGGCTCAAGTCCCCCTGTCCCGGTCCGCAAATCACCTTGAGCCGTGCTAGTGTCCAGAGTTTCCGTCCAAGAGCCACCGGCCCCTGCTGCCGGGGCAGGGCTCGGCATGTCCCTGGGCAGCTCTGTGTGTGGCAAGTGGTCCCTGGGTGGCTGCTGGCAGCCTCCCTGGAGCACGGCCTCCCCTTCGGCTTCTCGGGAAGCCCCTGAATTACTCTGAAAGGGGTGGCCCCTCTCGAGGAACTCCAAGCTATCAGCTGGACCCCAAGGTGAGTCCTGCACTTGGCACTTGTCTCCGTCTGAGGCTCTTTGGGAGGGACGTGGTGGGGGCAGCGCCTCTGGTTTGAGGGGCGACTCCTCCCGGCTGGCCGAGCGCTCCGGGGGCAGGGCCTCTGGTTTGAGGGGCGACTCCTCCCGGCTGGCCGGGCACTCCTCGCctggctgggctgcagcaggtgccaCGCCCTGACTGAACTCTGCACCCTGTGAGCCTGCAGGCCGGTCCCCCTCTGCACACAGCTGGCCCTTCACCGGCTCTCCGGGAGGCACTGGGGGATTTCTAGACGACCGCTCAGCACAGCTGGAGGAAGAGGTCTTCTGTCCCTCTACATCCtccagctcactctctctcccagcGCTGGGGACGATGGCAGCCACGATGTGCGGAGCAGGGCTGTCCCCTTCCAGGGCCAAGGCTGTCCCAGCATCCCCTGGGGCACTCGGGGACGGTCCCCTCCTGGGGAGCTGAGCGAGGGGACCATCTTCAggtgctgctgctggcctggcagAGCAACCTTCCGGGGGGCACTCGGCGAACGGCATAGCGGGCCGctcctgctcccagggcagcggCGGGCTGGGCAGCGCAGAACCTTCCAGCCCCTTGGCTTCCTGTGGGCGCTTCCTCGGCTCGGTCACCTCTGGGGACGCGATGCAGGGATCCGGGCCGGCGGCActctcagaagtggagcaggagcctCCGCGCCCAGTGCTGCCAACAATGAAAACACTGAATGTTTCACTGGTTCTCACGGAAACCAAGGACAGAGCCACACTGCAGGCAGGCTCGCTCCCAACCCtcctccccaaaaggccaccagGTGCCTCAGCCACAGCCAGAGTCCCCACGCAGCCCTCAGCCTCTACCCCCCAACATAGCCATGCCACATGCCCTCACTTTCTCCAAAAAGAACCAATGCAATGCGTCACAGTCAGTGTGGGACTTGCTATGCTCATCAGTAGTGAATATGGAAACACAATCGTACTTGTCTAAAATGCAAGAAGCCCAGAAAGTTTTTAACAAGAAGAAATCATaagagggttttgtttgtttgtttagttgttgctgatttttttttttcagatttatttgaaggtcagagttacagagaaagagggagagatggacagagagggatcttccatctaatggttcgctcctcagatggctgcaatggccagggctaggccaggccaaagccaggagccaggagcttcttccaagtctcccacatggctggcagggacccaaggacttgggtgtcttccactgcttttcccagcgcattagcagggagtggatcagaagcagagcagtcagaacactaaccagcacccatatgagatgctggtgttataggcagtggcttaacacactatgccacagcatgtcAGCCCATAACAGGGACCTTGAACCAGTTCTGTAGGGATTACAAGGGGGGCTTGCACGGGGGTCCTTAAGTGTTCAGGAGAGGACACACACTCTGATAAAGCCATGGTTTGAAGGAAGAGCTAATCTTGAAGACAGCTCACTTGCATCTTCGCGTTTAACAAGTGGTACAGTGAGAGGCACAACCCAGAAATCACTTCTAGCTAGCCAGAGAATTTCTGCACGAGGCCAGTTCGTGAGGCGTATTCAACAAGTCCACGAGAAACATGCGTATCTTTCAACTCCATCTTTCTCATGAAGTCTCCTGTCCAGCTCCCGGGCTCTGAATCACCTGTGTATCCGCATTGATCTCAACATGGACATGCTTAGCTGGGCGACATGTGTATAGAAAAAAGTGTGAAGCACACAGGAAACTTAGGTCTGAATTATGGACTTGGTATAGATAACCAGTTACCCAGTAAGTATAAAATAGCTTATTGCACAGCATACTTGAACCATGTTGCAGACttctagttttatttaaaaaaacactttatggccaaaataaaatttggaagatgtagaaaaaaaatccctttagcACTTGCCACTTTGTGTTCTAATCaatttcttttcctctctatGTTTTAAGGGGGTACAATTTTTTGTCATTTCTACACAGCTGTGATTTTGCATACTGACTCCAAGCACATATCAACATTCACTCCAGGTAAAATTAACAGAAGTAGGGATTTTTCTAAGccttttactatttattttagcTCTTATAGGGAAGAATAATAGCAAAGGCAAAtgtatggaaattttttttttcttttggagctGCCTGCTACGTCCACACCTGTTTACACAGATGCAGACCCACTGAGTTCTGGGTGTGTCCGGAGGAAAGATTCTATGCTCCAcgtccactccccaaattccagcttcccacgCAAGGCACACACGTTCCATTATGATGGACGCACACAGCGGGAAGCTGACGTGCATtcctgttaaaattttttaaaatatatgcctGTGTCCCCCCAGATCCATATGTTGACTCCAGTGTGTCAAATGACCCCCAAAATGACTATTTGGAGACAAATAACGGAAATAATGGGGGTTAAACAAAGCTACGGAGGGGAGCCCCCAATCCTCCAGGACGGGTGCCTCCGTAAGGAGAGGAACAGGGGCAGGAGCATGGCACAGCAGCTGAGTCACCACTTGGGGTGCCGGCGTCCCACACCGGAGCACGTGGTTTGGGTCCcaactcttccacttccaatccagctcctgggagtGGCAGAGTGCGGCTCAAGCACTTAGACGATAAGCTGTTACCCGGGTCACCTCTCTGAGACTGAGTTCACGTGTGTGGAGCTGAAAAATGTGGTCAAAGTTTCTTTTTAGACTAAACCCCAGTAACCAGCCTGTTTCCTTGAGATTCGTCTCACGACCCCATTGACCTAaacgggggtggggagcaggtgctggaAAGTAGCTGAGTCAACGATTGAGAGCCAGGCTAGTTCAGTGGCAAAGACCTAAGGGCTCCAGGCTCCTTCCCAGCGAGAGGCACCCGCGGTGACGGCTCTGGGAGGGTCCCTGCTGTCCGAGTTTGTGTCCGAGCCTCAGAAGGACCCAGGGACCGCGCGTCTCTGTGAGATGAGAAAAGACATTGGCTTCTGCCCGTGGCTTCCTTTCCCTAACTCTTTTCCCACTGCTCCCAAAATAAATGGCAAGTGTTTGGCAGCATTTCCATTTAAAGACCAAAGGAAGAAACTTGATCTGGTGCCTTCTGAAGGTCTCCAGAGAGCCTGGGTTGGACAATGTCACATAAAGAATCATTAACTACGAGAGGCTGGGAGAACGGCAGGTGGCTAAGGACAGAGGCACAGGAAAGGAAGGACAGTTGTCCTTGGACACGAAAAACTGTGAGGGAAGCCGGCTGTCGCCCCAGCTTAAGGACTGGAGAGGGTGG of the Oryctolagus cuniculus chromosome 15, mOryCun1.1, whole genome shotgun sequence genome contains:
- the TACC2 gene encoding transforming acidic coiled-coil-containing protein 2 isoform X13, with amino-acid sequence MGNENSTSDNQQEEAGSHSVILWPPNPEPLQRTSSAQSPGSLQPPGSSQDTQRKQVDAPRSPGHRDSCSTGRGGSCSTSESAAGPDPCIASPEVTEPRKRPQEAKGLEGSALPSPPLPWEQERPAMPFAECPPEGCSARPAAAPEDGPLAQLPRRGPSPSAPGDAGTALALEGDSPAPHIVAAIVPSAGRESELEDVEGQKTSSSSCAERSSRNPPVPPGEPVKGQLCAEGDRPAGSQGAEFSQGVAPAAAQPGEECPASREESPLKPEALPPERSASREESPLKPEALPPPRPSQRASDGDKCQVQDSPWGPADSLEFLERGHPFQSNSGASREAEGEAVLQGGCQQPPRDHLPHTELPRDMPSPAPAAGAGGSWTETLDTSTAQGDLRTGTGGLEPEEAVPVAAGGQPAGGVLSVESSLPGGVHPASSLASLPAAAGASSRLASEPVSGAELPVSTDPAEELVDAGLAGSEKQASDPGNERGHPEGSLGDVPVPSLQEKGECSTREQRHTVPAGGLPPPPPPPSTLSESSRSPLGPKGGVEVPEDAESPAGAQEASRPPGANPRAREEAPEPSGGADPGHWGGQESQAFHGKPDLEVDDDVAPKATGGADSRALPGAGAGAGADGPPRRAEGPGRPPAEAGRQVLAETHAAHSAAALHRLREEEGPALDGAAERTVSEGAIGEQPGSQSECPDILQGEGGSGSALESENPAFAARPAAEVVPEAQESAPETTLTGSCDREGLPTAPLGQPRGLGCGAAGQEVHADGPPPQDGENPTVAPGLTTLDLERDGQGDPSVSGNTQTTGATSERPPQSAKSRLESSQLDPETPISDVLKQKPHPPDSGKETSPGDAGFEMPRVPVPVEPCGTACSPTPGGQEQASGSEPPREPPEGSVSQGPSSSPRKADPEISPAEDSESAAPKEQKLLVQGADEQEGADRGQPSGVSPPAEHALEDSNLAGDVNGKEYDQAGQGQDKPWQDLADASRTGGRHEEARPGDVGVSEAALAWPGLPGLGEPEMASSSAHALDSGTLPGAAPCLPAPVAASPTVTPPQPACGETQQGRQQPVPAPWLEMEQLPGSVTEARKLPGGFSASSEGGAAERSGNADGDPGVQRASQHPGEDAGNGSFLQTDPCLTPQEGASTLALGAPCQAEQPTLSCQDAWLPAGELRGAPRSAVDMSAQQAVPNPEGLLPGAPPVEAAPDTPYTPYLHIDGAAAGKGAEDSRVKAASWETCPRTPAEVACPPGGPLLAVDDAISVTLSAGSCTSLLPPGAAGEEVPNMQPSSESPEAGATEAPLGSMPYLDRLLLPAKAQQTAGQERTAAAPGVDAEASETPACPASASGAARETEGSGERTGASRDLKRSTPGGVDVSSKQSSAIAGLPDFREHITKIFEQSVLGVLASERPRSAPAGKPGPEKSAQGKDPTMALSPEKLLDGTQGVAIPPLPALPAGFYMEKKQELAEVSLLVPQDPAPDKLLGLRVPASEQNLPGAGVGEVTTGVPPTARGSEGPEGAGEAQAHSQSGSEGQAAASGPSSRGTCAERAADLQVAPTSHREALAVADRPPSGEQHQETAARDRQHRGDGPQEPARPEGPGNVPSSTHAPDISSPRGDVLTGPEASDEAWTLDTLGGERRPGGAAGIAGGQNVPGEQSAPEPPAGKALGTALEPGRVAGPAAEAVGDIILSPGETRARASGDLPETGPTGVLARSAPDTALPGSRQDPGFPDSVQPMEDAATSPGGSPAGHQQAEEQPRREHPTAAGDRKVCVSSPPELGNMQDQTLPPLVPEELQAASACPAAARVDLAAPASGLAALPSAPAVHGAEASTSSCQDLVQDASRSSDSEEAFETPESTTPVKAPPAPPPPPPEVIPEPEVSAPPPPEEPGCSSETTSVADGPRHDSVEGSPFRPPSHSFSAVFDEDKPIASSGTYNLDFDSIELVDSFQSSEPRSPDAKAPECPGGSRRKSTDSVPACKSSLPRSLSLQAGDFDGASCAAGPEAAALAPDAYGTGSSSASSTLKRTKKPRPPSLKKKQTTKKPTETPPVEETQPEPAGEGPVLTKEHVASETKTEPAKPEGSRSASSEESPPEPAACPPDCEGAEGASAPASAGGRVQNSPTVGRKALPASTAPEAAAVTPAESGGAGDSPARGLSVRLEFDYSEDKGGWDSQGDGTPASKKTGKKPVAKMPLRRPKMKKTPEKLDNAPASPTSSPAEPSDIPMAKGTYTFDIDKWDDPNFNPFSSTSKMQESPKLPQQSYTFDPEACDESVDPFKASSKTPSSPSKSPASFEIPASAIEAGAMDGDGLNKPAKKKKTPLKTDTFRVKKSPKRSPLSDPPSQDPTPAATPETPPVISAVVHATDEEKLAVTNQKWTCMTVDLEADKQDFPQPSDLSTFVNETKFSSPTEELDYRNSYEIEYMEKIGTSLPDDDAPKKQALYLMFDTSQESPVKSPPARVSDSPTPCSGSSFEETEALVNTAAKIQHPVTRGLAPSQEPPMQAPEKPSQKELEAMALGTPAEADEIREAAHPTDVSISKTALYSRIGASDVDKPAGLLFRQPDLDAALQMARAEIITKEREVSEWKDKYEESRREVLEMRKIVAEYEKTIAQMIEDEQREKSVSHQTVQQLVLEKEQALADLNSVEKSLADLFRRYEKMKEVLEGFRKNEEVLKKCAQEYLSRVKKEEQRYQALKVHAEEKLDRANAEIAQVRGKAQQEQAAYQASLRKEQLRVDALERTLEQKNKEIEELTKICDELIAKMGKS